A window of Mucilaginibacter paludis DSM 18603 contains these coding sequences:
- a CDS encoding undecaprenyl-phosphate glucose phosphotransferase, with protein sequence MVHRYATFFKAINLTVDYFVLNVSMVAAYLILDDSVIVWINNKQYLPVVLVFNLIWLLSANITGLYEHVLNKDSVKTFRVVFQTYLLFVSLICITILIVIGTKAYFITREYLFYSIVLFGTMLGLWKLIFLAIRKSDRAVLNDSRKVIIVGAGRAGNELRTYFKNNPFRGYDLLGFFDDEATRVTEKGLYLGSTDYCMEYVLNNKVDEIYCALPYSEHHTIERLMIDADKNLIRFKIVPEYHEYIKKPTYLQSFGNIPIISIRPEPLENMLNRGMKRIFDILFSLFIIIFIFSWLFPILAIIIKMESSGPIFFVQLRSGRDNHPFNCYKFRSMRVNADSDKVQATRKDSRITKVGAFLRKTSLDELPQFFNVLMGNMSTVGPRPHMISHTEQYSQLIDRFMVRHFLKPGITGWAQVNGLRGETKTTEAMLERVEADVWYLENWSFILDIKIIFLTFWNSVKGDENAF encoded by the coding sequence ATGGTTCACAGGTACGCTACATTTTTCAAGGCAATAAACCTCACTGTTGATTATTTTGTACTTAATGTATCTATGGTTGCCGCTTATCTTATATTAGATGACTCGGTAATCGTATGGATAAATAATAAACAGTATCTCCCGGTTGTATTGGTATTTAATCTTATTTGGTTGTTATCGGCCAATATTACAGGATTATATGAGCATGTGTTAAATAAGGACTCTGTTAAAACCTTTAGGGTGGTTTTTCAAACTTATTTGCTGTTTGTAAGCCTGATATGTATCACCATCCTGATTGTTATCGGTACTAAAGCTTACTTTATTACGCGCGAATATCTTTTTTATTCAATCGTATTATTTGGTACCATGCTCGGGCTTTGGAAGCTCATCTTTTTGGCTATCAGAAAAAGCGATCGCGCGGTATTAAATGATTCGCGCAAGGTTATCATTGTAGGCGCCGGCCGCGCTGGTAACGAGTTACGCACCTATTTTAAAAATAATCCGTTTCGGGGATATGATCTGTTGGGCTTTTTTGACGATGAGGCCACAAGAGTAACCGAAAAAGGCCTCTACCTTGGCAGTACCGATTATTGTATGGAGTATGTATTGAATAACAAGGTTGACGAGATTTATTGTGCATTGCCTTATTCTGAACATCATACCATTGAGCGGTTGATGATAGATGCGGATAAAAATTTAATACGTTTTAAAATAGTCCCCGAATATCACGAGTACATTAAGAAGCCCACGTATCTGCAAAGCTTTGGCAATATACCTATTATTTCTATCCGTCCCGAGCCCCTGGAAAATATGCTCAATCGTGGAATGAAACGGATATTTGATATCTTATTCTCTCTGTTTATCATCATTTTTATTTTTAGCTGGCTATTTCCTATACTGGCCATTATCATCAAAATGGAATCGTCCGGGCCGATTTTTTTCGTTCAATTGCGATCTGGCCGCGATAACCATCCTTTTAACTGTTACAAGTTTAGAAGTATGCGTGTTAATGCCGATTCCGACAAAGTGCAGGCCACCCGTAAAGATTCGCGGATTACCAAGGTTGGTGCATTTTTACGCAAAACAAGCCTTGATGAGCTGCCGCAGTTTTTTAACGTGCTGATGGGTAATATGTCAACCGTTGGGCCCCGTCCGCATATGATCAGCCATACCGAGCAATATTCTCAATTGATCGACAGGTTTATGGTTCGTCATTTCCTAAAGCCAGGTATAACAGGTTGGGCACAGGTAAACGGTTTACGCGGTGAAACCAAAACCACCGAAGCCATGCTTGAGCGTGTAGAAGCGGATGTGTGGTACCTTGAAAATTGGTCGTTTATCCTTGATATCAAAATCATCTTCCTCACCTTCTGGAATTCGGTAAAGGGTGACGAGAACGCTTTTTAA
- the gmhA gene encoding D-sedoheptulose 7-phosphate isomerase, with protein MDNKILHQIDEHIAVAKLIRQDGFVDTIVLACNLITTCIRQGNKVLLFGNGGSASDAQHIAAEFTGRFVKERKGLPAIALTTDTSALTAISNDYGYKKVFARQVEALARPGDVLIGLSTSGNSENVIEGLLAGKQLNCKLLGLSGNNGGQMKNLCDVNLVVDSQITARIQEMHILIGHILCSAIDDLF; from the coding sequence ATGGATAACAAGATACTGCATCAAATTGATGAGCACATTGCTGTTGCTAAACTAATAAGGCAGGATGGTTTTGTCGACACTATCGTGTTGGCTTGTAATTTAATTACAACTTGTATTAGGCAGGGTAATAAAGTGCTTCTATTTGGTAACGGTGGTAGCGCCAGCGATGCCCAGCATATAGCGGCTGAGTTTACAGGCCGATTTGTAAAAGAAAGGAAAGGCCTTCCAGCTATTGCTTTAACAACGGATACCTCGGCCCTAACTGCTATCAGCAATGATTATGGTTATAAAAAAGTTTTTGCCAGGCAGGTAGAAGCTTTGGCCCGCCCCGGTGATGTGTTGATCGGTTTATCAACAAGTGGTAACAGCGAAAACGTTATCGAAGGTTTGTTGGCTGGTAAACAACTGAATTGTAAATTACTCGGCCTCTCGGGTAACAATGGCGGCCAGATGAAAAATCTTTGTGATGTAAACCTTGTGGTTGATAGCCAGATAACGGCGCGTATCCAGGAAATGCACATTTTAATAGGCCATATCCTATGTTCTGCTATTGACGATTTGTTTTAA
- the rfaE1 gene encoding D-glycero-beta-D-manno-heptose-7-phosphate kinase: MILSGGNPFKNINIAVIGDIMIDHYIYGTCERISPEAPVQVVDVASEVHMLGGAGNVLKNLEAFGCSSSLISVCGNDDAGRILEQELSRLKPAFYHLVKDDSRQTTIKTRVMASKHHLLRLDKENKHAIDTDIAADIVNFLRTKIQDIDALILSDYCKGVFTADLVKEIITLCNQHNVITLVDSKDRDLSKYLGASLIKPNKREASLASGISIVDDSTLEQACRIISETTQCKSVVVTLSENGIGIYHDNHLIKMPTKALDVFDVTGAGDTVIAALAFGLANRLSLQQSCDFANHAAAIVVGKAGSAVATLEEINNLTPFFN, from the coding sequence ATGATTTTGAGCGGCGGCAATCCATTTAAAAACATCAATATCGCTGTTATTGGCGATATCATGATAGATCATTATATTTATGGTACCTGTGAGCGTATTTCTCCCGAGGCCCCCGTACAGGTTGTTGACGTAGCCAGCGAAGTACACATGCTGGGTGGCGCTGGCAACGTGTTGAAAAATCTGGAGGCCTTCGGATGTTCAAGCTCATTGATCAGCGTTTGCGGCAATGATGACGCTGGTAGGATATTGGAGCAGGAATTATCGCGTTTAAAGCCTGCTTTTTATCATTTGGTTAAAGATGATTCTCGCCAAACAACAATCAAAACGCGCGTTATGGCTAGCAAGCACCATCTGTTGAGGCTTGACAAAGAAAATAAACATGCTATTGATACGGATATTGCTGCAGATATCGTTAATTTTTTAAGAACCAAAATTCAGGATATTGATGCGCTCATCCTGTCGGACTATTGTAAAGGAGTTTTTACCGCAGACTTGGTAAAAGAAATAATAACCTTATGTAATCAACATAATGTTATTACGCTTGTTGATTCTAAAGACAGGGATTTATCTAAATACCTTGGGGCATCGTTAATCAAGCCTAATAAAAGAGAAGCCTCTTTAGCTTCAGGAATAAGTATTGTTGATGATAGTACGCTTGAGCAGGCCTGCAGGATAATTAGTGAAACCACGCAGTGTAAATCGGTAGTTGTAACCTTGTCGGAAAATGGCATAGGCATTTATCATGATAACCACCTGATCAAAATGCCTACTAAAGCCCTTGATGTATTTGATGTAACTGGTGCCGGTGACACGGTTATCGCGGCCCTGGCATTCGGGTTGGCAAATCGCCTCTCGTTGCAACAGTCCTGCGATTTTGCCAATCACGCAGCTGCCATTGTTGTTGGTAAAGCAGGTAGTGCAGTTGCAACTTTGGAGGAGATAAATAATTTAACCCCTTTTTTTAATTGA
- a CDS encoding SLBB domain-containing protein encodes MKYFFRLLLLIVILLNVGNVSGVLAQESNAANLKSDNLSDSQVRDMMKRAEASGLSDDQLRSAAIARGLSEDEANKLQTRITAIRAADSGNGNSATIDTGKNTVGDRKVTYGSDGRQNGVAPKPTAGIPVFGSELFSNSNLTFEPSLRIATPQNYVLGPDDQVIINVYGNSQVDWNLKISPDGNIQIPGIGLVNVGGKTIEQATGIIKSKLAQNRYAVGHGTSVSVSLGNIRSIKVIMVGQLVKPASYTLSSLSTVFNALYAAGGPNDNGSYRQIQVIRNNKMIKTLDTYDFLLKGSQKDNIFLKDGDIINVPTYKVRVTLNGQVKKVAKYEVLPGETFQDVVNFSGGFSDQAYTATVKVLQLTDKERRVTDINNADFNTYIPRRGDIYIIDEILERYENRVTIKGALFRPGQFQLDNGLTLSRLIEKAGGLKEDAFTGRGYITRLKPDNTTELIPFDVKGVLNKTKTDILLQREDIVNISSIFDLRDNYTVTINGEVRKGGIFAYADSMSVEDLVIQAGGFTESASPKRIEVARRINYSDPNEKNSPIASVSIINVDENFKLNSKPFVLHPFDVVSIYSLPGYQKQKTVKVEGEVLYPGSYTISSKNEKISDLLKRAGGLTASADVEGGTLKRTNQLGIDAEKGKIDANELQQEKVQRLQHLQKTFRDSLTDVNEQLRNDFVGIDLKRILNNPGTKIDLILEEGDVVRIPKEQQIVKIDGEVLFPSAVVYNKSKTFADYVDNAGGFSPGALRHRSYVVYPNGTVKGTKKFLFFNSYPNVKAGSEIVVPKKPVRRGLSTAESIGLLGSLASLGAIIIAVLNITKN; translated from the coding sequence ATGAAATATTTTTTTCGGTTACTGTTACTAATTGTCATTCTGTTAAATGTTGGCAATGTGAGTGGGGTATTGGCCCAGGAGTCAAACGCGGCAAATTTAAAATCTGATAACTTGTCTGACAGCCAGGTGCGCGATATGATGAAAAGAGCGGAGGCTTCAGGGTTAAGTGATGATCAATTGCGAAGTGCTGCCATTGCAAGGGGCTTGTCAGAGGATGAGGCCAACAAATTGCAAACCCGTATCACCGCCATCAGAGCTGCCGACAGTGGCAACGGAAATTCAGCAACTATAGATACTGGCAAAAATACAGTGGGAGACCGTAAGGTTACCTACGGTTCGGATGGTCGACAAAATGGAGTTGCACCCAAACCAACAGCGGGGATACCCGTATTTGGATCGGAATTATTTAGCAATAGTAATTTAACGTTTGAGCCAAGCCTGCGTATTGCTACACCTCAAAATTATGTTTTAGGGCCAGACGACCAGGTTATTATTAATGTGTATGGCAACTCACAAGTTGATTGGAATTTGAAAATTTCTCCCGACGGCAATATCCAGATCCCCGGAATAGGCTTGGTTAACGTAGGTGGCAAAACTATTGAACAGGCTACTGGCATTATTAAGTCCAAGTTAGCCCAAAACAGGTATGCCGTGGGGCATGGTACCAGCGTTTCTGTAAGCTTAGGGAATATCCGCAGCATTAAGGTTATTATGGTTGGCCAGTTGGTTAAGCCGGCAAGTTATACCTTATCATCGTTATCAACTGTTTTTAACGCGCTTTACGCAGCAGGTGGCCCCAATGATAATGGGTCGTACAGGCAGATACAGGTGATTAGAAATAACAAGATGATCAAAACACTTGATACATACGATTTTTTATTAAAGGGTAGCCAAAAAGACAACATCTTTTTAAAGGACGGTGATATTATAAACGTACCCACTTACAAAGTAAGGGTAACCTTAAACGGACAGGTAAAAAAGGTGGCAAAATATGAAGTATTGCCCGGAGAGACTTTCCAGGATGTGGTGAACTTTAGTGGCGGCTTCAGCGACCAGGCTTATACAGCTACCGTTAAAGTGTTACAGTTAACCGATAAAGAACGCCGTGTTACCGATATTAACAATGCCGATTTTAATACTTATATACCCCGTAGAGGTGATATTTATATTATAGACGAGATTTTGGAACGGTATGAAAATCGCGTAACAATTAAGGGGGCTTTATTCAGGCCAGGTCAGTTTCAATTAGATAATGGATTAACCTTATCAAGATTAATTGAGAAAGCGGGCGGTTTAAAAGAAGATGCTTTTACCGGTCGTGGATATATTACGCGGTTAAAACCCGACAACACCACCGAGCTTATTCCGTTCGATGTAAAAGGAGTTTTAAACAAAACTAAAACAGATATTTTATTGCAACGGGAAGATATCGTTAATATATCTTCCATTTTTGATCTTCGTGATAACTATACTGTAACCATTAATGGTGAAGTAAGAAAAGGCGGCATATTTGCTTATGCCGATAGCATGTCTGTGGAGGATCTGGTTATACAAGCAGGTGGGTTCACAGAAAGTGCCAGCCCCAAGCGAATAGAGGTTGCCCGTAGAATAAATTACAGCGATCCAAACGAAAAAAACTCACCCATCGCCAGTGTATCTATTATCAATGTAGATGAAAATTTTAAACTTAACAGTAAGCCATTTGTGCTTCATCCCTTTGATGTTGTTTCAATTTATAGTTTGCCAGGATACCAAAAGCAAAAAACCGTTAAAGTAGAAGGTGAAGTATTATATCCGGGTAGCTATACCATCAGCTCAAAAAATGAAAAAATATCCGACTTGCTAAAAAGGGCGGGTGGCTTAACGGCATCAGCCGATGTTGAAGGCGGAACCTTGAAGCGGACAAACCAGTTAGGGATTGATGCTGAAAAAGGCAAAATTGATGCCAATGAATTACAGCAAGAAAAAGTTCAAAGATTACAGCATCTGCAAAAAACCTTCAGAGACTCTCTTACGGATGTAAACGAGCAGCTTCGTAACGATTTTGTCGGTATCGACCTGAAAAGAATATTGAATAACCCCGGCACAAAGATCGACTTGATACTTGAAGAAGGAGATGTAGTGCGTATTCCAAAAGAGCAGCAAATTGTTAAGATTGACGGCGAAGTATTATTCCCAAGCGCAGTGGTTTATAACAAAAGTAAAACTTTTGCCGACTATGTAGACAATGCTGGGGGCTTTTCACCCGGCGCGTTAAGACACAGGTCTTATGTGGTTTATCCTAACGGGACAGTAAAAGGAACGAAGAAATTTTTATTCTTTAACAGCTACCCGAACGTTAAAGCCGGTAGCGAAATCGTTGTTCCTAAGAAACCTGTCAGAAGAGGCTTGTCAACCGCTGAATCGATTGGTTTACTGGGTAGCTTGGCATCGCTGGGGGCTATTATTATAGCTGTACTTAACATTACTAAAAATTAA
- a CDS encoding nucleotide sugar dehydrogenase encodes MFNRSEKIKIAIVGLGYVGLPLAVEFANQYAVTGFDLKKRRVNEINNGIDSTLEVDNDKLKAVLTLDNAVKGLKCSADVDDIAGSNVYIIVVPTPTDNHNRPDLSLIIKATEAVGGLLKTGDVVIYESTVFPGCTEEICVPILEKTSGLKFNHGFFAGYSPERINPGDKVHQLTNILKVTSGSTPEAAEFIDNLYRTIITAGTHKAPSIKVAEACKVIENSQRDINIAFVNELAKIFNLMGIDSHDVLAAAGTKWNFLNFKPGLVGGHCTGVDPYYLAQKAQELGYHPEIILAGRRLNDGMGKYVALEVIKLMIRNDIAVKNAHILVLGFTFKENCTDVRNTRVIDIINVLTDFEARYDVYDPWASPQEVELEYGISTIDRFEQVGRNYDAIILAVSHDEFKKLNFNELKKEEKSVIYDIKGILDAGVANGRL; translated from the coding sequence ATGTTTAACAGGTCGGAAAAAATAAAAATTGCTATTGTGGGTTTGGGTTACGTGGGGCTGCCTCTGGCTGTTGAGTTTGCGAATCAATACGCGGTAACGGGTTTTGATCTCAAAAAACGACGTGTTAACGAAATTAACAACGGTATTGATAGTACGCTTGAGGTTGATAACGATAAGCTAAAGGCCGTTTTAACATTAGATAATGCTGTAAAAGGTTTAAAATGCTCTGCTGATGTTGACGATATAGCCGGTAGCAACGTCTATATCATTGTAGTACCTACTCCAACAGATAATCACAACCGGCCCGACCTGAGTCTGATTATTAAAGCTACAGAGGCAGTAGGAGGCTTGTTAAAAACAGGTGATGTGGTAATTTACGAATCCACCGTGTTTCCGGGCTGTACCGAAGAGATATGTGTGCCTATATTAGAAAAAACTTCGGGATTAAAATTTAACCATGGATTTTTTGCCGGATACTCACCCGAGCGTATTAATCCCGGCGACAAAGTTCACCAGTTAACCAATATTTTAAAAGTCACATCAGGCTCAACGCCCGAAGCGGCCGAATTTATTGATAATTTATACCGCACAATTATTACTGCCGGAACACACAAAGCACCAAGTATCAAAGTGGCCGAAGCTTGTAAGGTTATTGAAAACTCGCAGCGAGATATCAACATTGCGTTTGTAAACGAGCTTGCCAAAATATTTAACCTGATGGGAATTGATAGCCATGATGTTTTGGCTGCGGCAGGTACCAAATGGAACTTTTTAAACTTTAAACCCGGTTTAGTAGGTGGCCACTGCACCGGTGTTGATCCATATTACCTGGCGCAAAAAGCACAGGAGTTGGGTTATCATCCCGAAATTATTTTGGCAGGCCGTCGTCTAAATGATGGTATGGGTAAATATGTTGCCCTGGAGGTGATCAAACTCATGATCAGGAACGACATCGCCGTAAAAAATGCTCATATTTTAGTGCTGGGTTTTACTTTTAAAGAGAACTGTACCGATGTACGCAATACCCGCGTTATAGATATTATTAATGTGTTGACAGATTTTGAAGCCCGCTATGATGTGTACGATCCTTGGGCAAGCCCACAGGAAGTGGAATTGGAATATGGCATTAGTACCATTGACCGTTTTGAGCAGGTGGGCAGAAATTACGATGCCATTATTTTAGCGGTTTCGCACGATGAGTTTAAGAAATTGAATTTCAATGAATTAAAAAAGGAAGAAAAATCTGTTATTTATGATATCAAAGGTATTTTAGACGCTGGAGTTGCAAATGGGAGGTTGTAA
- a CDS encoding KpsF/GutQ family sugar-phosphate isomerase — translation MKDIARRVFDVEIESLQQVAEMIDDSFSNVIEAILASRGKTVVTGIGKSGLIGKKISATLSSTGTSSFFLHPGEAFHGDLGMVGADDIVILISYSGETDEILKIIPYLKWNGNVLIGITGQPNSTIAKNCNYHLNIAIKHEACPLKLAPTSSTTAALVMGDAIAVALMEVRGFQPADFARFHPGGSLGRKLLIRVSSLMRTDNLPYISSKASFTELVLKMSEGRLGMVIIGEPDKLEGVVTDGDLRRALVTNADTTQLHIRDMMTRNPVVVDSEEHVSQVEQLMMERKIATVLVGSSAEHRVVGVYQIYSV, via the coding sequence ATGAAAGATATTGCCAGAAGGGTTTTTGATGTAGAGATCGAATCCTTGCAACAGGTAGCGGAAATGATTGATGACAGCTTCAGCAACGTAATAGAAGCGATATTGGCCAGTAGAGGTAAAACTGTGGTAACAGGCATAGGTAAATCTGGCCTAATTGGTAAAAAAATATCAGCAACCCTATCAAGTACAGGTACTTCGAGTTTTTTTTTACACCCCGGTGAGGCTTTTCATGGTGATCTGGGTATGGTTGGTGCCGACGATATCGTCATTCTAATATCTTACTCGGGCGAAACCGACGAAATACTTAAAATTATTCCTTACCTTAAATGGAACGGTAATGTTTTAATCGGGATAACTGGTCAACCCAATTCTACCATTGCTAAAAACTGCAACTATCATTTAAACATCGCCATAAAACACGAAGCTTGCCCCTTAAAACTGGCGCCAACATCGTCAACCACGGCTGCACTGGTAATGGGCGATGCTATAGCCGTAGCGCTGATGGAGGTTCGTGGCTTCCAGCCAGCCGATTTTGCACGTTTCCATCCAGGCGGTAGCCTTGGTCGTAAATTATTGATCAGGGTGAGTAGTTTGATGCGCACGGATAATCTACCCTACATCAGCTCAAAAGCAAGCTTTACCGAACTGGTATTGAAAATGTCGGAAGGTAGGCTTGGTATGGTAATTATAGGTGAACCGGATAAACTGGAGGGCGTGGTTACCGATGGCGACCTTAGGCGTGCTCTGGTAACCAATGCAGATACCACACAACTGCACATTCGGGATATGATGACCAGGAACCCGGTAGTTGTTGATTCGGAAGAGCACGTTAGCCAGGTTGAGCAACTGATGATGGAACGCAAAATAGCTACTGTGCTTGTAGGTTCGTCCGCAGAGCATCGGGTAGTTGGCGTCTATCAAATATATAGTGTTTAA
- the kdsA gene encoding 3-deoxy-8-phosphooctulonate synthase, giving the protein MLFEQIKSDTFFILGPCVMENQDLLFTVAERVAALGQKYKVPVVFKSSFDKANRTSIHSYRGPGIEKGMEMLNHVKERFGLSLTTDIHEPYQAAIAAEVVDILQIPAFLCRQTDLLVAAAKTGKIVNVKKAQFLSGQDMFYPAQKVIEAGNNQIILTERGNMYGYNNLAVDFRNVYDMKQFGHPVCMDCTHSVQRPGGAGGKTGGDRNFVPMMALAAKAFGADGYFIETHPDPDNALSDGPNMVKLHQLEAVIEPLIR; this is encoded by the coding sequence ATGTTATTTGAGCAGATAAAGAGTGATACCTTCTTCATTTTGGGCCCCTGTGTAATGGAAAATCAGGATCTTTTATTTACCGTTGCTGAGCGGGTTGCGGCTCTTGGGCAGAAATACAAAGTGCCTGTAGTTTTTAAATCGTCCTTTGATAAAGCCAATCGTACATCAATACATTCATACCGCGGGCCGGGTATAGAAAAAGGTATGGAGATGCTCAATCATGTAAAAGAGCGCTTCGGGCTATCTTTAACTACCGATATCCACGAGCCTTACCAGGCGGCCATCGCTGCCGAAGTGGTGGATATTTTACAGATACCTGCCTTTTTATGCCGGCAGACCGATTTGCTGGTAGCTGCTGCTAAAACCGGTAAAATAGTAAATGTAAAAAAGGCGCAGTTTTTATCCGGTCAGGATATGTTTTACCCTGCGCAAAAGGTAATTGAAGCGGGTAATAACCAAATTATACTAACGGAACGGGGTAACATGTATGGCTATAATAACCTGGCTGTTGATTTTAGAAATGTTTATGATATGAAGCAGTTTGGCCATCCCGTTTGTATGGATTGCACCCACTCTGTACAGCGGCCCGGTGGGGCAGGGGGTAAAACCGGTGGCGACCGCAATTTTGTGCCGATGATGGCGCTGGCCGCAAAAGCTTTTGGAGCAGATGGCTATTTTATCGAGACACACCCGGATCCGGATAATGCATTAAGCGACGGCCCTAACATGGTAAAATTACACCAACTGGAAGCTGTTATTGAACCATTGATTAGATAG
- a CDS encoding M16 family metallopeptidase produces the protein MLDRTLTPQFKAIDHINLITPGFIELDNGCNLYWFNSGEQKLVRIEWIFSNLRFNPEKPLLNVAVNTMLTEGTDTLSTAQIADAVDYYGAFLQVDYGFDHSQVSLYCLNKHLQHTLPVIKDILTNSVFPEKELNTFIRNQQQKLQVSLQKNDFVARRGFNRSVYGNTSYGISPDAADYENLRREDLLAHFKQMYQPNNCTLIVSGKVDDNTLKAITHSFDKDWANTGQAADTTQPVADPSGELFNYIEKPDALQSAIRIGTTTINRNHPDFPALQVLNTVLGGYFGSRLMANIREDKGYTYGIGSGISSMKNSGAIFIATEVGAEFTNATMNEIEKEINILKTELISPEELSLVKNYMLGSLLGSLENVFSHADKFKNVYFSGLDFEYYDRYTDVVRNITSDEILKLANQYLDFDQFYKVIVGKYNS, from the coding sequence ATGTTAGACAGAACTTTGACGCCTCAATTTAAGGCGATTGACCATATTAATTTAATTACACCGGGTTTTATTGAATTGGATAACGGTTGCAATCTATATTGGTTTAATTCGGGCGAGCAAAAGCTGGTACGTATTGAATGGATATTTAGCAACTTGCGCTTTAATCCCGAAAAACCATTGCTCAACGTAGCGGTGAATACCATGCTTACCGAAGGTACCGATACGTTATCGACAGCACAAATTGCCGACGCGGTTGATTATTACGGTGCATTTTTACAGGTTGACTACGGTTTTGACCATTCGCAGGTAAGTTTATATTGCTTAAACAAACACCTGCAACATACCCTGCCGGTTATTAAGGATATATTAACCAATTCAGTTTTTCCTGAAAAGGAACTAAATACTTTTATCCGTAACCAGCAGCAGAAATTACAGGTTAGCTTGCAGAAAAACGATTTTGTGGCCAGGCGCGGCTTTAACCGTTCCGTGTATGGTAATACGTCATACGGCATTAGTCCGGACGCTGCCGACTACGAAAACCTTCGCCGCGAAGACTTATTGGCTCATTTTAAACAAATGTACCAACCCAATAACTGCACCCTAATTGTGTCAGGCAAAGTTGACGATAACACGCTGAAGGCTATAACACATTCTTTTGATAAAGATTGGGCCAACACCGGCCAGGCGGCTGATACCACCCAGCCAGTTGCCGATCCGTCAGGCGAGTTGTTTAATTATATTGAAAAACCAGACGCGCTACAATCGGCCATCCGTATAGGCACCACTACCATTAACCGAAACCATCCTGATTTTCCGGCCTTGCAGGTATTAAATACTGTTTTAGGTGGGTACTTCGGTTCGCGCCTGATGGCCAATATCCGCGAGGATAAAGGTTATACCTATGGCATAGGTTCGGGCATTTCGTCCATGAAAAACAGCGGAGCCATATTTATAGCTACCGAGGTTGGCGCCGAGTTTACCAACGCCACCATGAACGAGATTGAAAAGGAGATTAACATCCTGAAAACAGAACTGATTAGTCCGGAAGAGCTTTCATTGGTGAAAAATTACATGCTGGGCTCGTTATTAGGTAGTTTGGAAAATGTTTTTTCGCATGCCGATAAATTTAAGAATGTTTATTTCTCTGGCCTGGATTTTGAATATTACGACCGGTATACCGATGTAGTGCGCAATATTACATCTGATGAAATATTAAAACTGGCCAATCAGTATCTTGATTTTGATCAGTTTTACAAAGTAATTGTAGGGAAGTATAATTCTTGA